The following are encoded in a window of Panicum virgatum strain AP13 chromosome 5N, P.virgatum_v5, whole genome shotgun sequence genomic DNA:
- the LOC120674861 gene encoding uncharacterized protein LOC120674861, whose product MLRTSALGRPRSVGFQAPVRRMWATVRHQREFLAEITPVAWRCWCRRHRFLHGNGNHFINGRRRCFDNWGRRGLDRLWRNIAWASTVHASARRRGLALQTRCERRSLAAATNWAPAASSTSILSEIANSRSKDAATSTSIYGAAANTRPKALEDAAALSMVTDGAMAHSSDAAKCEEQLTNNMRRENREDASLHQRTRPYTGELRPYEEGRIRTPTDTPVGFTRLTANQLLV is encoded by the exons ATGTTGAGGACTTCCGCGCTCGGGAGGCCAAGATCCGTCGGGTTCCAGGCGCCGGTGCGGCGGA TGTGGGCGACGGTGCGGCATCAGCGTGAATTCCTTGCAGAAATCACACCAGTAGCGTGGCGGTGCTGGTGTCGGAGACATCGGTTCCTCCATGGGAACGGCAACCACTTCATCAACGGGCGGCGCCGGTGCTTCGACAATTGGGGGCGCCGGGGCCTCGACCGCTTGTGGCGCAACATTGCTTGGGCCAGCACCGTCCATGCCTCGGCGAGGAGACGGGGGCTGGCTCTGCAGACGCGGTGCGAGCGGAGAAGCCTGGCGGCCGCGACGAACTGGGCTCCAGCGGCGTCCTCGACGAGCATCCTGTCGGAGATTGCGAACAGCAGAAGCAAAGATGCGGCCACATCCACTTCCATTTACGGCGCTGCGGCGAACACGAGGCCCAAGGCGCTCGAAGACGCTGCGGCGCTGTCCATGGTGACGGATGGGGCCATGGCGCATTCCTCCGACGCGGCGAAGTGCGAAGAACAGTTGACGAACAACATGCGAAG ggagaacCGGGAGGACGCGTCCCTTCACCAAAGGACGCGACCGTACACTGGAGAGTTGCGTCCGTACGAGGAGGGACGCATCCGTACACCAACGGATACACCCGTTGGGTTTACAAGGTTAACTGCTAATCAGTTATTGGTCTAA